The following DNA comes from Oscillospiraceae bacterium.
CCGCATGAAGCTGCATGAATGAAAAAGACGTTTAATTTTTAAAAGGGGTGTTGTTCATGTCTATTTCCAGAGAAACTGCCAACGCACATTTGCAGGACCCGGCGGTGCTGTGCTGTTTAACGCGTGCAGGTACTGTGGTAAGTCCTGCCGAGTTGGAAGATCCTGAGGTCTTTGCTGACTTGGTTGATTCCGGCTTACTCAAGCTGGACGGAGAGGTACTTAAAATTTCACAGGTGCTTGGCGCAACGCTGAAAAAAGACTGTGACGGCCTTACGCCGCTGACAGCAGACCTTTTAGATGAAATTCAGGAAGCAGCTGGACCTACTGCAGTAGCAGAGGAAGCACCTGCTGCCGATGTCAAGCCTGCGGCATCTGTTTGTACAGGTGGTATGGTGCATCTGCATTTGGAGCATGCCGATGGATTGACGTTGGATTTTCCCGCAGGATTTAGTGTGGCAACTGCCGCAGAAACGCCCTGCACAGACAAGCTACTGCGTACTTTGGTAAAAAAAGGCTATCCGGTGAAGGAAGTGCGGCTATCTGACACTACTTCTTACAGTGATGGTATTTTGTCTATCGATAAGGATCTGACTGAAAAAGCAGTTGCCTGCAATCCTCTGGTAAAAGAAGTGACCATGGATGTTATTCCACCGGAAAAACGTCATGTTTACAGCAATACAATTATGGATGTTATCCCAATTGCTGCAAAGGCAGAGGGAAAGCTGGGCGAGGGAACGACCAATGTGCTGACGGGTGCAGTGTTTGTGCTGACGGGTATGGATGAAGCAGGCGTTCAAATACATGAATTTGGTTCTTGCGAAGGCTATATGGATGAAAAAATTCGTTTTGGCCGTCCTGGCTGTCCTGATCCGGATGACATCATGATTCGTGTGGATGTTAAAATTCAGCAGGGTACCGGTATGGAGCGCCGTGGTCCGTTTGCAGCGCACTGTGCCTGTGACACAATCATTTCTGAAATTCGGGAAAAACTGAAAGATCTTTCTGCTGAGCAGCCGGTACAGCAGGAAACTTTCCGGGACGTGAAGCGCCTGGGCCGCCCCAGAGTGGTGCTGGTGAAAGAAATTATGGGGCAAGGCGCCATGCATGATAATTTGTTAGTGCCTAATGAACCCTGCGGGGTAATGGGTGGTCAAAAGAATGTGGACCTCGGTAATGTGCCGGTTGTACTTAGCGCCAATGAAGTCCTGGACGGCGGGGTTCACGCGCTGGCCTGCATTGGTCCTGCCACGAAAGAAATTACACGCCACTTTTTCCGCGAACCCTTGGTCAAAGCGCTGGCGGCGGATGAAGAACTGGATTTGGTTGGCGTCGTGTTCATTGGTTCACCGCAGGTGAATGACGAAAAGACCTACGTTTCTCAGCGACTTGGCGCTTTGGTAGAAGCACTGGATGTGGAAGGCGCTATTGTTACAACAGAGGGCTTTGGCAACAACCACATTGATTTTTCCGAGAATATTGCTGCCATTGGTTCCCGCGGCGTACCGGTGGTTGGTGTAACATTTGCGGCTTACCAGGGACAGCTGGTGGTTGGCAACCAGTACATGGATGCCATGATTGAGTTAAATAAAGATCCTGAGGGCTTTGAAAATGAGATTTTAGGTGATAACACTACCTGCCCGGAGGACGCTGCCCGTGCGGTACTTATGCTGAAAACAAAGATGGCAGGTGTGCCTATTGCTGCACCGGAACGCAAGTGGAACGCTCAGGTCATTCGGGAAAATCAAGCGTTGGTAAGCGACGTCTAAAGGAGGAAGCAAGCATGAATATAGAGTTGCAGCCGCTGCTCTTGCACGGCAAAATCAAAGAGATTACGGAAGTGGGCGTGCGGATTGGCGTGAAGGGGCGCATGGGGGTGCTGTCGCTTCCGCTGCGCTGTGTTTACAGCGATAAGCCCTTGCAACTTGGTCAGGAGTGCGAGTTTTACCTGAGCTGCATTAACGTTTTGTAAAAAAATGAGCAGAAACGAAAAAGGAGCATCTATTATGAAACTGACTACTGCCGAAGGTTTAAAGTCGGAAGTTTATGTGCCTATTACGCCACCGCCGGTGTGGACACCGCTGACAAAACCCTTGAAAGAGTGCAAGGTCGCATTCATTACTGCGGGCGGCATTCACAAAAAGACGCAAACGCCCTACAACACAGCCGGAGACTATACTTTTCGGGAAATTCCTTCAGATACACCTTCCAGCGAGCTGATGGTTACGCATGGCGGTTTTGATAATTCTGATATTAACAAAGATGTCAATGCGATGTTCCCTATTGACCGACTGCATGAATTAGTGGATGAAGGTTTCATTGGCGGGCTGGTACCCATGTTTTACGGCTTTATGGGTGGTGGCGGCAATGTCAATAAGTTCCGCGGAGAAACTGGCCCTGAAATTGCCCGCCGGCTGAAAGCAGAGGGGGCAGATATTGTACTGTGTACTGGCGGCTGTGGCACCTGTCACCGATCGGCAACCATCGTAGAGCGCGCCTGCGAGGCTGCGGGAATGTCCACTTGTATCATCGCAGCACTGCCACCAATTGCACGGCAGCAGGGCGCACCGCGTATTACCGCACCGCATGTTCCCATTGGTTCCAATGCAGGAGAGCCAAACAACAAGGAAATGCAAACAGCCATTTTAAAGGATACATTAAATGCGGTGGCTACCATGACACACTTTGGTCAGATGAAAGTGCTGCCGTACGAATATCGCCATAACGTGTAAACCGCATTGCAGCAGGAAGGAGGTGCACGCCTGTGCGAAAAGGTCTGCCAGTGCTTTCCGTATTGCTTGCGGGCAGCTTGTGGGGGTGCATCGGACTGTTTGTACGCGGTCTGACAGGTGCCGGCCTTTCCTCAATGGAGCTGGTAGCACTGCGCTCAATTGTTACGGCGGCGGTGCTGCTGATCTGGCTGCTGCTGCGTGACCGGGCAAAGCTGAAAATTTGCTTACGGGATTTGTGGTGCTTTTTAGGCACTGGACTGTGCAGTATTGTATTTTTCAACTTCTGTTACTTTTCCGCGATACAAAGGACCTCTCTTTCTGTAGCCAGTGTTCTGCTGTATACGGCACCCTGCATTGTTATGCTGCTGTCTTTGCTGCTGTTTCACGAAGCGTGTACCCCTGCTAAACTGGTGGCATTGGCCATGTCTTTGTTGGGACTGTGCTTGGTGACTGGCTTGTTGGGTGGTGGTCGGCAGCGTGTCACTGCAGCGGGAATCCTGTACGGTTGCGGTGCCGGCCTAGGCTATGCATTGTACAGCGTTTTTGGCCGCTTTGCCCTAAACCGTGGCTACCATCCTTTAACCATTACCCTGTATACATTCTTTACGGCCAGTGTGGGCAGTCTGCTGCTGTGCGGCGGTCAACTGCATCTTGCTTTCTTAGCAACTTTCCCTGCTGCTGCGGCAGATGTTCTTTTGCTGGGTACAGTGTGCGGTGCATTGCCTTACGTTTCCTACACTTGGGGACTTACACACATGGAGGCCAGCCGCGCTTCAATCTTAGCTTCTGTGGAGCCAGTGGTTGCCACACTGCTGGGTGTTATGTGCTTTCACGAAAAGCTGACGCTGCCGGGTGGGTGTGGGGTACTTCTGGTGCTGGGTGCGCTACTTGTTTTAAATCTACAATCTCCAAGTGAAGCACAGCAGAGTAGCACTGCGTAAAAGAGCTTTACAACATTGAAAAATGAAATACCTAGACAATGCAATGGCGCATACAGCAGCTTGCCGTGTGCGCCGCTTTTGTTGTAGGCAGTCTTTTCAAAATTTTGGAGGGAGAGAAACGCAATGAATATTATGCAGGTCTGCAACCTTAAAAAGGTTTTTGGTGACAACGTTGTGCTGGAAAACATCAGTGTAGATCTTCGGGAAGGGGAGGTTACCTGTATTTTAGGGCCTTCCGGTGCGGGAAAAAGTACCTTTCTGCGCTGTCTGAACCGGTTGGAATATCCTGATGACGGTGAAATTTTGTACTGCGGAAACAATACTTTGGGAAAAAGCTATGATATTCGCTGCCTGCGCGAAGAGGTAGGCATGGTCTTTCAGCGCTTTAATCTGTTTCCAACCAAGACCGTGCTACAGAACGTCATGCTTGCTCCCATGGTTGTTAAAAAAATAAGTCGTGAGGAAGCCCGGGAAAACGCCTTGAAAGAGCTGAAAAAGGTGGGCATGGCAGAAAAAGCAGAAGCGTACCCAGGCACGCTTTCTGGTGGACAGCAGCAGCGCGTAGCCATTGCCCGTTCACTCAATATGCATCCGAAGATGATTTTGTTTGATGAACCCACTTCGGCACTTGACCCGGAACTGGTGGGTGATGTGCTGGACGTTATGCGTGACCTGGCCAAGGAAGGCATGACCATGGTGGTGGTTACACATGAAATGGGTTTTGCACGGGAGGTGGGAGACCGCATTTTATTTATGGCGGATGGTGGCATTGCGGAAGATGCTTCACCGGAGGAATTCTTTACAGCACCAAAAACGGATCGCGCCCGTTCCTTCCTTGCTCGTATTTTGTAAAAGTAAGCTATACCAATAATCGTTTGTCGAAACTGCTTCAAACGTGTTACATATACAAATTCGTGTTTGTTTTAAACAAAAAGGGGGAACCACTCATGAAAAATCGTGTTTTGACCAAGCTTTGTTCTGCGGTGATGGCTGCTGCGCTGGCCCTGTCCTTTACTGCCTGTGGGGAAACACCTGCCGGCAGTTCCTCCGTTGGAGGTGCTTCGTCTGCCGGGAGCAGTTCTGCTGCCGGCGGAAGCGCTGTGACTGGTTCGGTGGACGGTTCCATGAAGGGCGTGACCATTAAGGTTGGTACATCCGGTGTATTCGGTCCTTTCAGCTATTACGACAAAGATGGCAAAACCCTTATCGGCTTTGACCTCGATCTGATTAAGGCGCTGCAGGCAAAGCTAGGCTTTACCATTGACGGTGACATTCAGGCAATGTCTTACTCAGCGTTAGGTGCGTCCATTGGTCAAGGTAAGCTGGACATGGCTGCTGCCGCTTTGTGTCAAACCGACGAGCGTAAGAAGACCATGGACTTTTCAAAGACATACAGTGACTCTGGCCTAAAAATTCTGATTAACAAAACGAAGAACAGTGGTATTAAAAGCGTAAATGACCTTCACGGAAAAAAGGTCGCAGTGGAAAAAGGTACCGCTTCACACGCTTATGCCAGCAAAAATTTGGCGGATGCAACACTGGAAGTGCATGATACCATCACCACTGCTTATGCCTCTTTGGAGCAGGGAAAGGTGGACGCTGTCATTCAGGATTTGCCGAACTGCGCATTTTATATTAAGACGAACCCCAAAACAAATCTAGAAGTGGTGGGGGATCAGTTCAACCAAGGGCAGTCTCCTTATGCAATTGCCTTTAAGAAGGGCTTTGCTTACACAGACAAGTTTAATGCGGCTTTAGATGAACTGACCAAAGACGGTACCATGAAGAAGCTGGACGAGAAATGGTGCGAATAACAGAAATTTAAATTTTCTCGGGTATATTTGTCTCGCCGGGAAGCAGATAGGCAGGGATCATTATGAATACAGCAATTATAACACTGGTGCCCATGTTGATGAGTGGTTTGCAGCTTACGGTTTTAGTTGCGGCGGTCGGCATCCTGTGCGGTTTTGTCATTGGCAGTGTCGCAGGTTACGCGCTGCAGTCACGCAGCCGGGTGGCACGCACACTGGCATTTGTGTACATCTGGCTCATTCGCGGTACGCCGATTATTGTGCAGGCACTGTATATTTACTATGTGCTGCCGCTGATGCTGGGAAGCAATATTCCAAGTACGACAGCCGGTATCATCGTTATTTCCATAAATTCTGGTGCCTTTATTGCCGAGATTGTGCGTGGCGCACTGGAAAGCGTAGACAACGGCCAAAAAGAAGCTGGCCGCTCGTTGGGTATGAGCAATTTGCAAGTATTGATTCATGTTGTCATTCCTCCGGCTTTCCGACAAATGGTGCCTGCACTGTTTAATCAGTTTATCATATCGCTGAAGGATACCTCTATGCTTACAATTATTGTGGTCAATGAAATGACGCAGAAGGCGATGAGCTACGCCGCACTGACCTTTGACTATGTTACCACTTATTCACTGCTGGCACTGTTCTACTTAGCGCTGATTTCGCTGCTGATGGTATTGCAAAAGTTTGTTGAGCGCCGCATGAATTTGCAGCGTGTACCAAAGCCCAGACTGAAAGACTTGAAAAATAAGAAGCTGGCGGCCTAACCTTCTGCAGGTGTTTGGCTGTAGCACTGACAGCAGAAAAAGGTCCGGAACACTCGCTTTTGGTTTACGAGAGTTCCGGACCTTTTTGTGGGAATACAGCAGGATGTCACAGGGCACTGTTCGTTTGTGGAAAGCACTTTTGAACGATTTCGGCAAGGCATTCTGCCGTGCCATTTACGCCTAACAGACTGCTGTTGATCATGAGATCCTGATGGTTTTCATCGTTTGGCAGGTAGCCTGCATAGTGCAGATGGTAGGCGCTGCGTGCTTTGTCTACTTTGGCAATCATTTTTTCAGCTGTTTCCGGTTCCATTCGCAGACTGTCGACGCAGTTGCGGTAGCGCTGCTCATAGGGAGCATAGACAAAAATGTGCAGACAATTCTTTTCATTTTGCAAGATGAAATCGGAGCAGCGGCCTACAATGATGCAGGACTGCTGTTCTACCAAATTGCGGATAATCTTGACTTGCTCGTGAAAGACAGTGTCCTGTTCTTCGGTTGTGCCGGTGCCAAGAGGGTAGGACATCTTAACAAACAGGTTCTTTTTCGCACTTTCCTCCATATTGCTGATAACCGAAACGGGCATTCCCAAATTTTCTGCGGTTTTTTCTACAATGTCACGGTCATAACATTCGATACCCAGCAACTCAGCCAGCCGTTTGGCAATTGGCCGTCCCAGACTGCCAAATTCTCTGGACAGGGTAACAACATAATTTTTCACCATGGCTCATCACTCCTGTTAAAAAAGTAAGCGTGACAGCAGGACCGCAGTGAAAATCGCCACAGCAGCTGTACACTTTTTTCCATCTTAGCCCCCTGTGGCAAAGGCGTCAAGACGTTTGAAAATTTCCAGAAAAAGAAATGAAAAGCAGAAGAAAACTTTGTTTTCATTGTTTTTATACATGGCCTAAAGTGCCTGAATTTATGGTGTTCTGCCACAGCGGATTCGCTGTAAATGATTCTTCCTTGTTTGTTCAGCTTTATTTTACAATCTGTCTAACATTTTTTACAAAGAAAACACAGGAAAATACTTTACTTCTAAAATTGTAAACTGTTTTGATTTCTTCTATACTGAAAACAGTACAAAGTTTTTTGAAGTAGACGGGGTGAAACGGTATGCAAAATGAAGAAAAAGCTCCTTTTCAGCCAGTTCAGCCATACTTTGTCACCAGCTGCAGCCGTTACCAGCAAAGAGCGGTTTACAAAAACGGTATTTCACAGATTTATCAGTATTGTTTGGACGACCCGGCCGAACATGGTACGGTAGCCGTACCGGATGGTTGTGTGGACATTGTTTTTGACTGTACAGACAGCCGTGTTCAGGCAGAGGTGATTGGTACCGTATTGGCACATCGGCTGATTCCAACCGAAAAGAACCATACTTATTTTGGCGTGCGTTTTTTGCCGGGGGTATCGCCACAGCTGCTGACTGTTCCGGTGCAGGAGCTGACAGAAGTGCGTACAGACCTGCAAAATATTTTGAGAGACGAAACCTTGTGTGAACGCATGGCAGAGGCAGCGACCTTTGAGAAACGTGCACAGGTGTTTTTGCAGGTGAACCGCCGGGTACAGGTGGAGCAGCCCGGCAGCTGCGGCAGTCAGGCACTGTTTTGTGCAGTCCGCAAAAAAATCTACCACAGCGACGGCTGTGTAACCATTGGCCAGCTGCAGGAAGAAACTGGGTATAGTGAGCGTTACATTAGCCGGGTGTTTCACGAAGTTTCCGGCATTTCTCCAAAAACGTTTTGCGGTATTGTGCAGTTTCAGCGTTTGATGGCTGACTTGTGCTATCACCCGGACACACAGCTGACACAATTGGCAGCAGATTATGGCTATTATGATCAGCCGCATTTTATCCGGCAGTTCAAAAAATACACGGGGCTTGCGCCGAATGTTTGCCGCAGGTTGGTGAAAAGTTATGCCGGACGTATTGTTCCGCAAAACTGAAATGAAAAAGTAAAGGTACACGCAAATCAGCGACGCTTTTCCGAAAATGAAAAGCGCCGTTGATTGTTGTCAAATTGATAGGGTCGAGAAAGCAGATTTATATGCTTTCCCGCCAGAAACAACGACCGCAACTGCTTATGATTTGTCAGCGGTTCAAAATCCAGATGCCGCCGTTTAGATAAGCGGAAAAAGTGACCCCCAGAAGGTAGGGCAGCAGCATCCATGCAGCTGGTTTGCTGATTTTATAGAACAGCAGCAAAGTGGCAAGTATTAGCAGCCAGAGCAGCAGAATCCACAGTAACGCGGCAAAGTAGGCGTGCTGTTCAAAGAAAATCAATGGCTTGAAAAAGTTGACGGCCAGTTGGACACCGTAAAGAGTCAAGGAGGTTTTCTCGTTTTCAGCGTGCGAAATATAAACCAGATAGGACGCAATACCCATTTAAAAATACAAAATTGTCCATACAATAGGGAAAAGCCAGCCAGGCGGTGACAACGACGGCTGGTTTAGTGTCTGAAACAGCATTGTGCGGCCACGAGTCAAAAAGCTGGACAGACCGCCAACAGCAAAGGGGAGAATCAGACTGAGCAGCAGTGGCTTCCATTTTGACTTTTTCATAGCAGTCACCCCTTTATGCTTGAAAGCATATGCTGCTTTTCTAAAAAAATCAAAAGCCGCCCAAAGGTGGCATGGCAGCCAGACGTCATTGTGCGGAATCGATTGTTTTTTGGCGTTCCTATTTTGATTCTCCCGTGTCAGCGGTGTTTGACCGTAACATTTTTTGGCGCATGCGGTTTCGCTGTCAGGTTGGCTGCCCTTTGGCATTACATTTCATCTCGATAAAAATATCTCCGTGTAACTATGAAAGTATACGGACGGAAAAGAAAAATTCACAATTCCAGTAACATGGCTGTATGCAAGATGTACGATATTATTTTTATAAACATCAGACATCAATCAGCAGTTTTGCACAGAAACGCTTGAAAAAAGGTGAAAAGCCTCTAGAATTTACTTTGTATGTATGAAACCGGTTTTGCAAATAAACGAAGAGGAACTGATATGAAAATCACTAAGCGAATTGTCTTGCCCGGCTTTTAAAAGGAACAGTCGCTGTCTTTGCGGAAAAACAGTTTGGTTTTGCTGCTGATGCTGTGTCCAATTCTCATCATTGCGGCTGTAAATTTTTGCATAATTGTCCAGCAAAGCCTTAATGCTATGCAAAATGAACTTCGGATTCATTCTGAACGGTTACTGGATCAGACAGAACGACAGCTTGAGGCAGTGCTTAAGGTAACAGACCGCCACAAGCAGGAAACTGAATTCTTTAATGTTATACCAGACGGATTCGCTTGCCTCCTACTAATTACATTATGGATGGCTTAAATAAAGACAGCTTG
Coding sequences within:
- the prdA gene encoding D-proline reductase (dithiol) proprotein PrdA, with translation MSISRETANAHLQDPAVLCCLTRAGTVVSPAELEDPEVFADLVDSGLLKLDGEVLKISQVLGATLKKDCDGLTPLTADLLDEIQEAAGPTAVAEEAPAADVKPAASVCTGGMVHLHLEHADGLTLDFPAGFSVATAAETPCTDKLLRTLVKKGYPVKEVRLSDTTSYSDGILSIDKDLTEKAVACNPLVKEVTMDVIPPEKRHVYSNTIMDVIPIAAKAEGKLGEGTTNVLTGAVFVLTGMDEAGVQIHEFGSCEGYMDEKIRFGRPGCPDPDDIMIRVDVKIQQGTGMERRGPFAAHCACDTIISEIREKLKDLSAEQPVQQETFRDVKRLGRPRVVLVKEIMGQGAMHDNLLVPNEPCGVMGGQKNVDLGNVPVVLSANEVLDGGVHALACIGPATKEITRHFFREPLVKALAADEELDLVGVVFIGSPQVNDEKTYVSQRLGALVEALDVEGAIVTTEGFGNNHIDFSENIAAIGSRGVPVVGVTFAAYQGQLVVGNQYMDAMIELNKDPEGFENEILGDNTTCPEDAARAVLMLKTKMAGVPIAAPERKWNAQVIRENQALVSDV
- the prdB gene encoding D-proline reductase (dithiol) protein PrdB, encoding MKLTTAEGLKSEVYVPITPPPVWTPLTKPLKECKVAFITAGGIHKKTQTPYNTAGDYTFREIPSDTPSSELMVTHGGFDNSDINKDVNAMFPIDRLHELVDEGFIGGLVPMFYGFMGGGGNVNKFRGETGPEIARRLKAEGADIVLCTGGCGTCHRSATIVERACEAAGMSTCIIAALPPIARQQGAPRITAPHVPIGSNAGEPNNKEMQTAILKDTLNAVATMTHFGQMKVLPYEYRHNV
- a CDS encoding DMT family transporter; the protein is MRKGLPVLSVLLAGSLWGCIGLFVRGLTGAGLSSMELVALRSIVTAAVLLIWLLLRDRAKLKICLRDLWCFLGTGLCSIVFFNFCYFSAIQRTSLSVASVLLYTAPCIVMLLSLLLFHEACTPAKLVALAMSLLGLCLVTGLLGGGRQRVTAAGILYGCGAGLGYALYSVFGRFALNRGYHPLTITLYTFFTASVGSLLLCGGQLHLAFLATFPAAAADVLLLGTVCGALPYVSYTWGLTHMEASRASILASVEPVVATLLGVMCFHEKLTLPGGCGVLLVLGALLVLNLQSPSEAQQSSTA
- a CDS encoding amino acid ABC transporter ATP-binding protein; amino-acid sequence: MMQVCNLKKVFGDNVVLENISVDLREGEVTCILGPSGAGKSTFLRCLNRLEYPDDGEILYCGNNTLGKSYDIRCLREEVGMVFQRFNLFPTKTVLQNVMLAPMVVKKISREEARENALKELKKVGMAEKAEAYPGTLSGGQQQRVAIARSLNMHPKMILFDEPTSALDPELVGDVLDVMRDLAKEGMTMVVVTHEMGFAREVGDRILFMADGGIAEDASPEEFFTAPKTDRARSFLARIL
- a CDS encoding transporter substrate-binding domain-containing protein; its protein translation is MKNRVLTKLCSAVMAAALALSFTACGETPAGSSSVGGASSAGSSSAAGGSAVTGSVDGSMKGVTIKVGTSGVFGPFSYYDKDGKTLIGFDLDLIKALQAKLGFTIDGDIQAMSYSALGASIGQGKLDMAAAALCQTDERKKTMDFSKTYSDSGLKILINKTKNSGIKSVNDLHGKKVAVEKGTASHAYASKNLADATLEVHDTITTAYASLEQGKVDAVIQDLPNCAFYIKTNPKTNLEVVGDQFNQGQSPYAIAFKKGFAYTDKFNAALDELTKDGTMKKLDEKWCE
- a CDS encoding amino acid ABC transporter permease; protein product: MNTAIITLVPMLMSGLQLTVLVAAVGILCGFVIGSVAGYALQSRSRVARTLAFVYIWLIRGTPIIVQALYIYYVLPLMLGSNIPSTTAGIIVISINSGAFIAEIVRGALESVDNGQKEAGRSLGMSNLQVLIHVVIPPAFRQMVPALFNQFIISLKDTSMLTIIVVNEMTQKAMSYAALTFDYVTTYSLLALFYLALISLLMVLQKFVERRMNLQRVPKPRLKDLKNKKLAA
- a CDS encoding cytidylate kinase-like family protein; translation: MKNYVVTLSREFGSLGRPIAKRLAELLGIECYDRDIVEKTAENLGMPVSVISNMEESAKKNLFVKMSYPLGTGTTEEQDTVFHEQVKIIRNLVEQQSCIIVGRCSDFILQNEKNCLHIFVYAPYEQRYRNCVDSLRMEPETAEKMIAKVDKARSAYHLHYAGYLPNDENHQDLMINSSLLGVNGTAECLAEIVQKCFPQTNSAL
- a CDS encoding helix-turn-helix domain-containing protein; this encodes MQNEEKAPFQPVQPYFVTSCSRYQQRAVYKNGISQIYQYCLDDPAEHGTVAVPDGCVDIVFDCTDSRVQAEVIGTVLAHRLIPTEKNHTYFGVRFLPGVSPQLLTVPVQELTEVRTDLQNILRDETLCERMAEAATFEKRAQVFLQVNRRVQVEQPGSCGSQALFCAVRKKIYHSDGCVTIGQLQEETGYSERYISRVFHEVSGISPKTFCGIVQFQRLMADLCYHPDTQLTQLAADYGYYDQPHFIRQFKKYTGLAPNVCRRLVKSYAGRIVPQN